The Opitutus sp. DNA window TTAAGTTAAAAAAATTCCCGCCGTAGTGGATCTGCTAACCCCTAACCCATTAGCCACAAAAAAACATCACCAATAACACAAAAAACTTGAGCTTAACCTTCAAAGTGCCGGATTGGCTCTCAGGGAGCGCTGAGCTCCAGCTCGGCCTTTGCAGGGTCTCGCTCACTGCACCGAGCCGAGCTGGAGCTCAGCGCTCCGTTAAAAACGGGCCGAGTCCGGCCCTTACTCAAAACACGTTCACGCTCCACCACTTAGAACCAATTAAACCGATTCCGCTGGTTTTTCTGCAAACCACGCCTAGTTTCACGATTTTATGCCCATCAAGCGCACGTATCCGCGAACCCAAAACGCCCTGCTGTTAATTCAGTTTACGGGTGACGCGGCCATGGCACTCGGAGGCCTGCTCAGCGCCTACTGGCTGCGCTTCCACGGTCCACTCGCAAGCTTCGGCAACGTCAGTCCGCCCGCCTCGCTTTACTCCTATCTGCCGCTCATTACCATCGGCACGATTTTCTTCCTTGCCAGCTTCGCCTACCTGAAAATCTACGACGGACGCCTGCTGCTGCGCCCCTACCGCGCCTACATCCTCTTCGCCAAGGCTATGGCGTTCTGGTTTGCCCTCTTCCTCGGCACCTCCCTTGCCCTTAAATTTGAGCCCGCCATTTCACGCATTTTTGTCGCGGCTGCCTGCCTGACCACCTTTGGCCTTATAACCCTTTGGCGCTTAATTTTTAGCACCATGCTCAACCGCAGCGATTACCGTGATCGCCTGATCCAGCAAGTGGTTATCCTCGGCTGGAGCCACGATGCCGACCGCTTGGTTAACTCCATCAATGGCGACCCTCGTCACCCCTATAACGTTTGCGGCATTATCAACACCCACCATGAACCGGAGTTTATCCGCCACCCCTGCCCCGTTCTGGGAAATTTCGAGGACATGGAAAAAATCCTCACCACCGAGCTTATCGACATCGTCATCGTGGCGGACCTCAAACTCACCCCCGAACAACTCGCCGCCACCGTCACCCTCACTGAACGGCTTTACGTGCAATTCAAAATAGTCCCCTCTTTTTTCCGCATCTTCCTCTCCAACCTCCACCTGCAAACCATTTCAGGCGTCCCCGTCCTTGGCCTCGATCAACTCCGTCTGGCGCGGTGGGGCAACTCGATGGTTAAACGCAGCGTGGACCTCGTCGGGGCGGTGGTGGGGCTCATTGGTGGACTGCCCATCATGTTCATTTTGAGCATGCTCATTGTGCGCGAGAGTCCTGGATCGGTCATCTACCGGCAAGTGCGCACCGGCCGCAACGGCAAGCCATTCACCATTTATAAACTCCGTTCGATGCGGCTTGATGCGGAGAAAAACGGTGCCCAGTGGGCGGTGGCCAACGATGATCGCCGACTCAAGATCGGCGAATTCATGCGCGCATGGAATCTCGACGAGCTGCCCCAGTTTTGGAATGTCCTGATCGGCGACATGAGCCTGGTAGGGCCCCGCCCCGAGCGCCCGGAGCTGATCGAGAAATTCGAACACGAAATTCCCCACTACAACCCCCGCCACATGGTGCGCCCCGGGGTGACCGGTTGGGCACAAGTCAACGGCCTACGGGGCAACACCAGCCTAGTGGACCGGATCAACTACGACCTTTATTATATCGAAAACTGGACGGTCTCGTTCGATTTCCTGATTATGGCCCGCACCTTCATCCGTAACAAAAACGCCTATTAACGGCATTGTTTGAACGACGTGGCATCGCCGTAAAAATTTTTAACCGCGAAGTACGCGAAGGCCCACGAAGTTAACAACGGCAGGCGAATTTATTGCACACGGAACACACGGAAGAACCCAACCCGCATTTTTCACCACTAATTAACACTAACAGACACTAAT harbors:
- a CDS encoding sugar transferase, giving the protein MPIKRTYPRTQNALLLIQFTGDAAMALGGLLSAYWLRFHGPLASFGNVSPPASLYSYLPLITIGTIFFLASFAYLKIYDGRLLLRPYRAYILFAKAMAFWFALFLGTSLALKFEPAISRIFVAAACLTTFGLITLWRLIFSTMLNRSDYRDRLIQQVVILGWSHDADRLVNSINGDPRHPYNVCGIINTHHEPEFIRHPCPVLGNFEDMEKILTTELIDIVIVADLKLTPEQLAATVTLTERLYVQFKIVPSFFRIFLSNLHLQTISGVPVLGLDQLRLARWGNSMVKRSVDLVGAVVGLIGGLPIMFILSMLIVRESPGSVIYRQVRTGRNGKPFTIYKLRSMRLDAEKNGAQWAVANDDRRLKIGEFMRAWNLDELPQFWNVLIGDMSLVGPRPERPELIEKFEHEIPHYNPRHMVRPGVTGWAQVNGLRGNTSLVDRINYDLYYIENWTVSFDFLIMARTFIRNKNAY